A genome region from Ligilactobacillus cholophilus includes the following:
- a CDS encoding glutamate decarboxylase, whose protein sequence is MLFDRNSQEESKYLDPIFGNEHESQDLPKYKFANESVQPRVAYQMVKDELVDEGNARQNLATFCQTYMEPEATKIMAETLDKNAIDKSEYPRTTELENRCVNMIADLWHAPENEHFMGTSTVGSSEACMLGGLAMKFAWRKRAKKLGLDLNAHKPNLVISSSYQICWKKFCTYWDIELREVPLDKDHLSLNMDKVMDYVDEYTIGIVGIMGITYTGQYDDIAKLNDLVEEYNKTTDYKVYIHVDAASGGFYTPFMEPDIDWDFKLKNVVSINASGHKYGLVYPGIGWVLWRDKKYLPEDLIFNVSYLGGEMPTMAINFSRSASQIIGQYYNFVRLGFAGYHDIHLRTHHVAEYIINEIQKMGRFNVVNGAEHLPILCYSLKDNLNQKWTLYDLTDHLRMRGWQVPTYPMPEGLDNLVVQRIVCRADLGMNNAVELIEDMKAAIHELDNSKLINDSSQIHTKQNKPKKYGFTH, encoded by the coding sequence ATGTTATTTGATAGAAATAGCCAAGAAGAATCCAAATATTTAGATCCAATTTTTGGAAATGAACATGAATCACAAGATCTACCAAAATATAAATTTGCAAATGAATCTGTACAACCACGAGTAGCCTATCAAATGGTCAAAGATGAACTTGTAGATGAGGGAAATGCAAGGCAAAATCTTGCTACATTTTGTCAAACATATATGGAGCCAGAAGCAACAAAAATCATGGCAGAAACACTAGATAAAAATGCTATTGATAAATCAGAATATCCACGTACTACAGAATTAGAAAATCGTTGCGTAAATATGATTGCTGATCTTTGGCATGCTCCTGAAAATGAACATTTCATGGGAACTTCTACTGTAGGTTCTTCTGAAGCATGTATGTTAGGTGGACTCGCAATGAAATTTGCATGGCGCAAACGTGCTAAGAAACTTGGCTTAGATTTAAATGCACATAAACCTAATTTAGTTATCTCTTCTAGTTATCAAATTTGTTGGAAGAAATTTTGCACATATTGGGATATTGAACTTCGTGAAGTACCCTTAGATAAAGACCATTTATCATTAAATATGGACAAGGTTATGGATTATGTTGATGAATATACGATTGGTATCGTTGGTATAATGGGAATAACTTATACTGGCCAATATGATGATATTGCTAAATTAAATGATCTAGTAGAAGAATATAATAAAACTACTGATTATAAAGTATATATCCACGTTGATGCTGCAAGCGGTGGTTTTTACACTCCATTCATGGAACCAGATATTGATTGGGACTTTAAACTTAAAAACGTTGTTTCAATTAATGCATCTGGACATAAATATGGTTTAGTATATCCCGGAATTGGTTGGGTTTTATGGCGTGACAAGAAATATTTACCTGAAGATCTAATTTTTAATGTTAGTTATCTTGGGGGCGAAATGCCTACAATGGCAATCAATTTCTCAAGAAGTGCTTCACAAATCATTGGTCAATATTACAACTTTGTTCGTCTAGGTTTTGCTGGATATCATGATATTCATTTACGTACACACCATGTTGCAGAATACATTATTAATGAAATTCAAAAAATGGGAAGATTTAATGTAGTTAATGGTGCTGAACACCTTCCAATTTTATGTTATTCACTAAAAGATAATTTAAATCAAAAATGGACACTTTACGATTTAACAGATCATCTTAGAATGCGTGGTTGGCAAGTACCAACATATCCAATGCCTGAAGGATTAGATAATTTAGTAGTTCAAAGAATCGTTTGTCGAGCTGATTTAGGAATGAACAATGCAGTTGAATTAATTGAAGATATGAAAGCTGCTATTCATGAATTAGATAATAGTAAATTAATAAATGATTCTTCTCAAATTCATACAAAACAAAATAAACCTAAAAAATATGGCTTTACACATTAA
- the glyQ gene encoding glycine--tRNA ligase subunit alpha: MSNKLSMANIILTLEQFWAKQGCMVMQSYDTEKGAGTMSPYTFLRAIGPEPWNVCYVEPSRRPADGRYGENPNRLYQHHQFQVLMKPNPNNIQDLYLDSLRALGIEPKEHDIRFVEDNWENPSMGCAGVGWEVWLDGMEVTQFTYFQQVGGLEVKPVASEVTYGLERLASYIQNVNSVFDLEWADGVKYGDIFKEPEYEHSKYAFEESDQEMLLHTFNTSEEEAKRLTKLGLVHPAYDYLLKCSHTFNLLDARGAVSVTERAGYLSRIRNMARAIAKAFVSERKKLGFPLIKDEELRQKLLKEDK; this comes from the coding sequence ATGTCTAATAAATTATCAATGGCTAATATTATTTTGACTCTGGAACAATTCTGGGCCAAACAAGGTTGTATGGTAATGCAATCTTATGATACTGAAAAGGGTGCAGGTACAATGAGCCCATATACATTTTTACGTGCAATTGGGCCAGAACCTTGGAATGTTTGTTATGTAGAACCATCACGTCGTCCTGCTGATGGTCGATATGGTGAAAATCCTAATCGTTTATATCAACATCATCAATTCCAAGTATTAATGAAACCAAATCCAAATAATATTCAAGATTTATATTTAGATAGTTTACGTGCATTAGGAATTGAACCAAAAGAACACGATATTCGATTTGTCGAAGATAACTGGGAAAATCCATCAATGGGTTGTGCTGGTGTTGGTTGGGAAGTTTGGCTTGATGGAATGGAAGTTACACAATTTACATATTTCCAACAAGTTGGTGGCCTCGAAGTTAAACCAGTTGCATCAGAAGTTACATATGGATTAGAACGTTTAGCTTCATATATTCAAAATGTGAATTCAGTATTCGATTTAGAGTGGGCTGATGGGGTAAAATATGGTGATATATTCAAAGAACCTGAATATGAACACTCTAAATATGCTTTTGAAGAAAGTGACCAAGAAATGTTGTTACATACGTTTAATACTTCTGAAGAAGAGGCAAAACGTTTAACAAAACTTGGTTTAGTTCATCCTGCATATGATTACTTATTGAAATGTAGTCATACATTTAATTTATTAGACGCACGTGGAGCTGTTTCAGTAACAGAACGTGCTGGCTATTTATCAAGAATACGTAATATGGCTAGAGCAATTGCTAAGGCTTTTGTTTCAGAAAGAAAGAAATTAGGTTTCCCATTAATCAAGGATGAAGAGTTACGTCAAAAATTATTGAAGGAGGATAAATAA
- a CDS encoding amino acid permease — protein MGKSKNLSLFNFLSLTALMVLTVYEYPTFATAKLHLLFFVIIFGIFWFMPISLVAAEMASVKGWEDGGVYGWVSNALGQRFGFAAIFFEWFQVTVSFVTMSYFILGALSYVFDWPALNTNPWMKFIGVLLIFWGLTITQLLGAKKTAQIAQVGFIAGILIPSLIFFVLAAFYIFKGGSLEIKFGLKELIPNFTELSTLVIASSFILAFGGIEASAPHVNELKNSKKNYPIVIIILIFLTIFLDGAGGISVAAVVPQKELSLSAGVIQAFDYLMNRFGNNFNWFVKLMAILIAFGVIAEIASWIIGPSKGIYVAAQKGLLPMKFRKLNKHGVPTPVLILQGVVVTVWDAILTFGGGSDNVSFLAAISLTVVIYLLCYILIFISYFSLIYRFQNKARTYSAPGGKFGKTLLATSGILLSIFAFFISFVTPSSLPKAQGHIYQVVLLSSFVIAVVIPFIVYAMRNHFGEENKEFKIIHLKSKDVNKFVHPIGRGEYLIKEYKKEIHNK, from the coding sequence ATGGGGAAAAGTAAAAATCTATCTTTATTTAATTTTTTATCATTAACAGCATTAATGGTATTGACGGTTTATGAATATCCAACATTCGCTACGGCAAAACTGCACTTATTATTTTTTGTTATAATTTTTGGAATATTTTGGTTTATGCCAATCTCTTTAGTCGCAGCTGAAATGGCAAGTGTAAAAGGCTGGGAAGATGGAGGCGTTTATGGTTGGGTTAGTAATGCATTAGGACAACGATTTGGATTTGCAGCTATTTTCTTTGAATGGTTTCAAGTAACCGTTAGTTTTGTTACTATGAGCTATTTTATTCTAGGTGCACTTTCATATGTTTTTGATTGGCCTGCATTAAATACTAATCCATGGATGAAATTTATTGGAGTATTACTGATTTTTTGGGGACTAACAATTACGCAGCTTTTAGGAGCTAAAAAGACAGCTCAGATTGCCCAAGTTGGTTTTATTGCAGGTATTTTGATTCCTTCATTAATATTTTTTGTTTTAGCTGCTTTTTATATTTTTAAAGGCGGATCATTAGAAATTAAATTTGGATTGAAAGAATTAATTCCTAATTTTACTGAGTTATCTACATTGGTTATTGCATCTTCATTTATTCTTGCTTTTGGAGGAATTGAAGCCTCTGCTCCGCATGTAAATGAACTTAAAAATTCCAAAAAAAACTATCCTATAGTTATTATTATTTTGATTTTTCTTACTATATTTTTAGATGGAGCAGGCGGGATAAGTGTTGCAGCTGTGGTCCCACAAAAAGAATTATCATTAAGTGCAGGTGTAATTCAAGCTTTTGATTATTTAATGAATCGATTTGGTAATAACTTTAATTGGTTTGTAAAATTAATGGCAATTTTAATTGCATTTGGAGTTATTGCGGAAATTGCCTCTTGGATAATTGGACCATCAAAAGGAATATATGTTGCAGCTCAAAAGGGACTTTTACCAATGAAATTTCGCAAATTAAATAAGCATGGAGTGCCGACTCCGGTATTAATTCTTCAAGGAGTAGTTGTAACTGTTTGGGATGCAATATTAACATTTGGTGGTGGAAGTGATAATGTATCATTTCTAGCAGCTATTTCTTTAACTGTTGTTATTTACTTATTATGTTATATTTTGATTTTTATTAGTTATTTTAGTTTAATATATAGGTTTCAAAATAAAGCAAGAACATATAGTGCTCCAGGTGGAAAATTTGGTAAAACATTATTAGCGACATCAGGCATATTATTGTCAATTTTTGCATTTTTTATCTCATTTGTGACTCCATCATCTTTACCTAAAGCTCAAGGACATATTTATCAAGTAGTCCTTTTAAGTAGTTTCGTAATTGCGGTTGTCATTCCTTTTATTGTATATGCAATGCGCAATCATTTTGGTGAAGAAAATAAAGAATTTAAGATTATTCATCTTAAAAGTAAAGATGTTAATAAATTTGTACATCCAATTGGTAGAGGCGAATATTTGATAAAAGAATATAAAAAAGAAATACATAATAAATAG
- a CDS encoding DUF554 domain-containing protein → MFYVFLDLIGITVGGLFSKPLQKFLSERQIDSMLEIATLCVGIIGIQGAITTKQPLLMLVSLVLGSVIGVWLDIDGKFNHFGNFMKSKLQTSDPHFVEGFVTVFMIECVGSMSIVGPLNVALSGNTDLMLFKVILDAITSLVYGAIFGYSVLLSGPFVFLYEAIIYGCASIIQPLLTASIINEISAVGSLLIVALACDILEIKRFKVANFLPALLGPIIYGAFQVFFK, encoded by the coding sequence ATGTTTTATGTGTTTTTAGATTTAATAGGGATTACTGTTGGTGGTTTATTCAGTAAACCTTTACAAAAGTTTTTATCAGAACGTCAAATTGATTCAATGCTAGAAATTGCGACACTTTGTGTTGGAATCATTGGTATTCAGGGGGCAATTACAACCAAACAGCCACTATTGATGCTAGTTAGTTTAGTGCTTGGTTCAGTAATTGGAGTATGGTTAGATATAGATGGGAAATTTAACCATTTTGGCAATTTTATGAAGAGTAAATTACAAACAAGTGATCCTCACTTTGTTGAAGGCTTTGTAACAGTTTTTATGATCGAATGTGTTGGATCAATGTCAATTGTTGGTCCATTAAATGTTGCACTTTCTGGTAATACGGATTTAATGCTATTTAAAGTAATTTTAGATGCAATTACATCGCTTGTATATGGCGCAATTTTTGGCTACAGTGTGTTATTATCTGGCCCATTTGTTTTCTTATATGAAGCCATTATTTATGGCTGTGCATCAATTATTCAACCACTTTTAACAGCAAGCATAATTAATGAAATCAGTGCAGTTGGATCATTATTAATTGTTGCATTAGCATGTGATATTTTGGAAATTAAAAGATTTAAAGTTGCTAACTTCTTACCTGCTTTATTAGGTCCTATAATTTATGGTGCTTTTCAAGTATTTTTTAAATAA
- a CDS encoding basic amino acid/polyamine antiporter, with the protein MTKQKEKLGLFGLAAIVLNAMIGGGIFDLPKNMATNAGAKAQIIAWIIVGIGMWFVTSMFLKLSELKPNLTTGLYKYGEAGFGKFTGFFVSWGYWICECFSNIAFAVLLMSTLDYFFPGKFTGGNNWPSVILSSIILWTMTFVISKGIRQASWLNIAGTIGRLTVIFIFIGVLAVHFKWVTFTTNFNAVHSMTSVGDPGLGSVPAQVLKTMPVVLWVFGGIEGAVVLSDYAKSQKEVKRATALGYFTCLILYVLVSLLPLGLVSYGVISKMISPSSAEILSLALHNPIGKMIMAIGLIVSVFSSWLTWTMMLAEMPYAAAKDGAFPKVFAKKSKNEVPIFSLVCATVIMQIIILVAHFANNAFEMAYTIVATMTVPPYLISAMYLIKISYNKDNYPGKTGRISALITGILASIYILIMGVSAGLQYITISFIIYAVGIPVFIKARKEQSDNQPIFTKIEKYFVITILIVALGGILMLVK; encoded by the coding sequence ATTAGGATTATTTGGATTAGCAGCAATTGTATTAAACGCAATGATTGGTGGAGGTATTTTTGATTTGCCTAAGAATATGGCAACTAATGCTGGAGCTAAAGCTCAAATCATTGCTTGGATTATTGTTGGTATTGGGATGTGGTTTGTTACATCCATGTTTTTAAAACTTTCAGAATTAAAACCTAATTTAACAACCGGATTATATAAATATGGTGAAGCAGGTTTTGGAAAATTTACAGGTTTTTTTGTTTCATGGGGATACTGGATTTGTGAATGTTTCTCTAACATTGCGTTTGCAGTTTTACTAATGAGTACACTAGATTATTTCTTTCCTGGAAAGTTTACAGGAGGAAATAATTGGCCTTCTGTAATTCTATCAAGTATTATATTATGGACAATGACTTTTGTTATTAGTAAGGGAATTAGACAAGCGAGTTGGCTAAATATTGCAGGTACAATTGGAAGACTAACTGTGATTTTCATCTTTATTGGTGTACTTGCAGTTCACTTTAAATGGGTAACATTTACAACGAATTTTAATGCAGTTCATTCAATGACTAGTGTAGGTGATCCTGGACTTGGTAGTGTGCCTGCACAAGTATTAAAAACAATGCCAGTTGTATTATGGGTATTTGGTGGAATTGAAGGTGCAGTAGTACTTTCTGATTATGCTAAATCTCAAAAAGAAGTAAAAAGAGCCACGGCATTAGGTTACTTTACATGTTTGATTTTGTATGTATTAGTTTCACTATTACCATTAGGATTAGTTTCATATGGTGTAATTTCTAAAATGATTTCACCATCTTCAGCAGAAATTTTATCATTGGCATTACATAACCCAATTGGAAAAATGATTATGGCAATTGGATTGATTGTTTCAGTATTTTCAAGTTGGTTGACATGGACAATGATGTTAGCTGAAATGCCATATGCAGCAGCAAAAGATGGAGCATTTCCAAAAGTATTCGCGAAAAAGAGTAAGAATGAAGTACCAATTTTCTCATTGGTTTGTGCAACTGTTATTATGCAAATTATTATATTAGTAGCACACTTTGCAAATAATGCTTTTGAAATGGCATATACAATTGTTGCTACAATGACAGTGCCTCCATATTTGATTAGTGCAATGTATTTAATTAAGATCTCTTATAATAAGGATAATTATCCTGGTAAAACAGGAAGAATTAGTGCGTTGATTACGGGAATATTAGCTTCTATTTATATCCTTATTATGGGTGTATCCGCTGGATTACAATATATAACTATTTCATTTATTATATATGCAGTTGGTATTCCAGTGTTTATTAAAGCTCGTAAAGAACAGAGTGATAATCAACCAATTTTTACAAAAATCGAAAAATATTTTGTAATTACTATTTTGATAGTTGCATTAGGTGGAATATTAATGCTTGTTAAATAG
- the glsA gene encoding glutaminase A, giving the protein MDKKLLDKIIEESFQYYKKGHVATYIPALGRVNPEQLGIAVYDLENNEQYFAGNAETSFAIESISKVPVLLLAIEERGLKNVFNKVDAEPTGFSFNSILNMEINKRTYPMNPFVNTGAIVINSLINGKNSDERFEKILSFMKLICNNEHLTLNQEIYESESRTGDINRSLAYYMKANDMFDGDVEDVLDSYFKQCSVNVNTIDLSNLAAVLANNGIAPWNNQQIVSEEAAITVKSIMTTAGLYDESGDFSTHVGIPAKSGVGGGLMAVSPDKFGIGVFGPALDKEGNSTAGMKALKLLVEKVGLNIFE; this is encoded by the coding sequence ATGGATAAAAAACTTCTTGATAAAATTATTGAAGAATCATTTCAATATTATAAAAAGGGACATGTTGCAACTTATATACCTGCATTAGGAAGAGTGAATCCAGAACAATTAGGAATTGCAGTTTATGATTTAGAAAATAATGAACAATATTTTGCAGGAAATGCAGAAACATCTTTTGCAATTGAAAGTATTTCAAAAGTACCGGTTTTATTACTAGCAATTGAAGAAAGAGGATTAAAGAATGTTTTTAATAAAGTTGATGCTGAACCAACTGGTTTTTCATTTAATTCAATTTTAAATATGGAAATTAATAAACGTACATATCCGATGAATCCATTTGTGAATACAGGAGCTATAGTTATTAATTCATTGATTAATGGCAAAAATAGTGATGAACGTTTTGAAAAAATCCTTTCATTTATGAAATTAATTTGTAATAATGAACACTTGACTTTAAACCAAGAAATTTATGAATCAGAATCAAGAACAGGAGATATTAATCGTTCATTAGCATATTATATGAAAGCCAATGATATGTTTGATGGAGATGTTGAAGATGTTTTAGATTCATATTTTAAACAGTGCTCAGTAAATGTAAATACAATAGATTTGTCCAACCTTGCTGCAGTGCTTGCAAATAATGGCATTGCACCTTGGAATAATCAACAGATTGTATCTGAAGAAGCTGCAATTACTGTAAAATCAATAATGACAACAGCAGGATTGTATGATGAATCGGGTGATTTTTCAACACATGTTGGTATTCCAGCAAAAAGTGGTGTTGGCGGAGGGCTAATGGCAGTTTCTCCAGATAAATTCGGAATAGGAGTTTTTGGTCCAGCGTTGGATAAAGAAGGAAATAGTACAGCTGGTATGAAGGCACTAAAATTATTAGTTGAAAAAGTTGGTTTAAATATTTTTGAATAA
- the dhaM gene encoding dihydroxyacetone kinase phosphoryl donor subunit DhaM, giving the protein MKYGILIVSHVPEIAHGVAKMLNQISTKTPITFAGGTDDGVIGTSLQKICDAIDANVADEILAFYDIGSSKINLELATELSNKKIHIFDSALVESSYVVASLISSGKNLTEIKEKISPLSFNL; this is encoded by the coding sequence ATGAAATATGGTATTTTAATTGTTTCTCATGTCCCTGAAATTGCACATGGCGTAGCAAAAATGCTTAATCAAATTTCAACAAAAACACCGATTACATTTGCTGGTGGTACAGATGATGGTGTAATTGGAACTAGTTTACAAAAAATTTGTGATGCAATTGATGCTAATGTTGCAGATGAAATATTAGCTTTTTATGACATAGGCAGTTCAAAAATAAATTTAGAACTTGCTACTGAATTATCAAATAAGAAAATTCATATTTTTGATTCTGCACTAGTTGAAAGTTCATACGTTGTTGCTAGTTTAATTTCAAGTGGAAAAAATTTAACTGAAATTAAAGAAAAAATCAGTCCTTTATCTTTTAATTTATAA
- the gadC gene encoding glutamate:gamma-aminobutyrate antiporter: protein MDNSKQSKNKPQKILGLFGFFALTSSMVLTVYEYPTFATSKLSLIFFTILGGLFWFLPTALVSAEMASVDGWEDGGVYSWVGNSLGKRWGFAAIFFQWFQITVGFVTMDYFIMGALSIVFDWPALNTNPFIKFFGVLILFWLLTFIQMSGTKYTAKIAKVGFVSGILIPSIIFFGLSIAYIVQGNPLKISFNINNLIPNFTKISTLVIFTSFILAFTGIEASASHVNELKNASHNYPLAIIMLVILAITLDGLGGISVAAVVPQKDLSLSAGVIQAFKLILLHFNSHLMWLVKILSLAIVFGVIAEISSWIIGPSRGMYVSAQQGLLPKIFRKVNKHGVPYPLLILQGIVVTIWDAVLTFGGGSDNVSFLAAVSLTVVIYLVCYLLMFISYFVLIYKKKKLHRTYNVPGGTVGKTLFALSGLLTSVFAFIVSFATPSALPAKDGKIYQIVLISSFVIALIVPFVIYAFRKFYGSKNENFKIKHFSSKDVNKFVHPAGRGEHYMEHELKNKK from the coding sequence ATGGATAACTCTAAACAAAGTAAAAATAAACCTCAAAAAATATTAGGCTTATTTGGATTCTTTGCCTTAACTTCATCAATGGTACTTACTGTTTATGAATATCCAACATTTGCAACATCTAAATTAAGTTTAATATTCTTTACCATTTTAGGTGGATTATTTTGGTTTTTACCAACTGCACTTGTTTCAGCAGAAATGGCAAGTGTAGACGGTTGGGAAGATGGTGGCGTTTATAGCTGGGTTGGAAATTCCCTCGGTAAACGTTGGGGGTTTGCTGCAATTTTCTTCCAATGGTTTCAAATTACAGTTGGTTTTGTAACAATGGACTATTTTATTATGGGAGCTTTATCAATTGTGTTTGATTGGCCAGCTTTAAATACAAATCCATTCATTAAGTTTTTTGGCGTCTTGATTTTATTTTGGCTACTTACATTTATTCAGATGTCTGGAACTAAATATACTGCCAAAATAGCTAAAGTTGGTTTTGTATCAGGAATTTTAATTCCATCTATCATTTTTTTTGGATTATCAATTGCATATATTGTTCAAGGTAATCCACTAAAAATATCATTTAATATTAATAATTTAATTCCTAATTTTACAAAAATTTCAACATTAGTTATTTTTACTTCATTTATTCTTGCATTCACTGGGATCGAAGCATCTGCATCACATGTAAATGAATTAAAAAATGCATCACATAACTACCCATTAGCAATAATAATGTTAGTAATTTTAGCAATTACTTTAGATGGTCTTGGAGGCATTAGCGTTGCAGCTGTTGTCCCACAAAAAGATTTATCTTTAAGTGCAGGCGTAATTCAAGCATTTAAACTAATACTTTTACACTTTAATTCACATTTAATGTGGCTAGTTAAAATTTTATCTCTAGCAATTGTATTTGGAGTTATTGCAGAAATAAGTTCTTGGATTATTGGACCATCTCGTGGAATGTATGTCTCAGCACAACAAGGATTATTGCCTAAAATATTTCGTAAAGTAAATAAACATGGTGTTCCATATCCATTATTAATTTTACAAGGCATTGTTGTTACCATTTGGGATGCTGTTTTAACATTTGGTGGTGGAAGTGATAATGTTTCATTCCTTGCTGCAGTTTCATTAACTGTCGTCATTTACTTAGTCTGTTATTTATTAATGTTTATAAGTTATTTTGTTTTAATTTACAAGAAAAAAAAGTTACATCGCACATATAATGTTCCTGGAGGAACAGTAGGAAAAACTTTATTTGCACTTTCTGGATTATTAACTTCAGTTTTTGCATTCATCGTTTCATTCGCCACTCCTTCTGCCCTTCCAGCTAAAGATGGAAAAATTTATCAAATTGTATTAATTTCAAGTTTTGTTATTGCATTAATTGTACCCTTTGTCATTTATGCATTTAGAAAATTCTATGGTTCTAAAAATGAAAACTTCAAAATTAAACACTTCTCTAGCAAAGATGTAAATAAGTTTGTTCATCCTGCGGGACGTGGAGAACATTATATGGAACATGAATTAAAAAATAAAAAATAA
- the recO gene encoding DNA repair protein RecO, whose amino-acid sequence MASLIDEEFEGIVFSRKNYRERDMLVTILTNRFGFKTFFVRGVHKRGFKLASAILPFTHGNYIGRINDNGLSFITTTRDVSQYQQISNDIELNAYASYILGLAKEAFSDQRNNYSQIWFDQIESALKLIDEGINPSIITNIIEVKLLGCFGVQPNWQGCSICGRTDLPFDYSEIYGGLLCQNHFHLDENRLHLNQRTIYFLRKFSVIDLTKLNSINVKDQTVYNLRRALDEIYNSQVGVFVKAKKFLDQMNSWNITLKDNDQ is encoded by the coding sequence ATGGCAAGTTTAATAGATGAAGAATTTGAGGGAATTGTATTTTCTCGGAAAAATTATCGTGAACGTGATATGTTAGTTACAATTCTAACTAATCGTTTTGGGTTCAAAACATTTTTTGTGCGTGGCGTACATAAACGAGGGTTTAAATTAGCATCCGCAATTCTTCCATTTACACATGGAAATTATATTGGAAGAATCAATGATAATGGATTGTCTTTTATTACCACTACTAGAGATGTTTCGCAATATCAACAAATCTCAAATGATATTGAATTAAACGCATATGCATCGTATATTTTAGGGCTAGCAAAGGAAGCATTCAGTGATCAAAGGAATAATTATTCTCAAATTTGGTTTGATCAAATTGAAAGTGCATTGAAGCTTATTGATGAAGGAATTAATCCATCAATTATAACTAATATTATTGAAGTTAAATTATTAGGATGTTTTGGTGTTCAACCAAATTGGCAAGGATGTTCAATTTGTGGACGTACAGATTTACCATTTGATTATTCTGAGATTTATGGAGGATTATTGTGTCAAAACCATTTTCATTTAGATGAGAATCGTCTTCATTTAAATCAAAGAACAATTTATTTTTTAAGAAAATTTAGTGTAATTGATTTAACTAAATTAAATTCTATTAATGTAAAAGATCAAACAGTATATAATTTACGACGTGCATTAGATGAAATATATAATAGTCAAGTTGGTGTATTTGTAAAAGCTAAAAAGTTTTTAGATCAAATGAATTCATGGAATATTACCTTAAAAGATAATGATCAATAA